The following coding sequences lie in one Rhodothermales bacterium genomic window:
- a CDS encoding sugar phosphate isomerase/epimerase, with the protein MSSRRDFFRNAATGALGAYALPFYGARRLGSASGAATAIKLGVASYSLRKFPRAQAIAMMQELGITNINIKSFHLEQELSADDVKAGRKEFENAGLHIVGGGNITIHEDTDDYVRSVFEYAKHAGFPLIVCAPKPEIVPRIERFVKEYNIKAAIHNHGPEDSYFPGPADVIAVVKNMDPRVGCCVDVGHTARTGVDVVEAIKEAGPRVLDMHVKDLGDLSERDSQVAVGEGKMPIVGIFKQLMAMNYQGYVNLEYEIFADDPMPGMKQSFSYMRGVIDALSA; encoded by the coding sequence ATGAGTTCACGCAGAGACTTTTTCAGAAACGCCGCAACCGGCGCCCTGGGCGCCTACGCCCTGCCTTTCTACGGCGCCCGCCGTCTCGGAAGCGCATCCGGCGCCGCCACGGCGATCAAGCTGGGCGTGGCGAGCTACTCGCTCCGCAAATTCCCCCGCGCCCAGGCCATCGCCATGATGCAGGAGCTGGGGATCACGAACATCAACATCAAGTCGTTTCACCTCGAACAGGAGCTGTCGGCCGACGACGTGAAGGCCGGGCGCAAGGAATTCGAGAACGCCGGCCTGCACATCGTCGGGGGCGGCAACATCACCATCCACGAAGACACCGACGACTACGTCCGGTCCGTCTTCGAATACGCGAAGCACGCCGGATTCCCGCTCATCGTGTGCGCGCCGAAGCCCGAGATCGTGCCGCGCATCGAGCGGTTCGTCAAGGAATACAACATCAAGGCCGCCATCCACAACCACGGACCGGAGGACAGCTATTTCCCGGGGCCGGCGGACGTGATCGCCGTGGTGAAAAACATGGACCCGCGGGTGGGATGCTGCGTCGATGTGGGCCATACGGCGCGGACGGGCGTGGATGTGGTCGAGGCCATCAAGGAGGCCGGCCCGCGCGTCCTGGACATGCACGTCAAGGACCTCGGCGACCTCTCGGAACGCGACAGCCAGGTCGCTGTCGGCGAGGGCAAGATGCCCATCGTAGGCATCTTCAAGCAGCTGATGGCGATGAATTACCAGGGCTATGTCAACCTCGAGTACGAGATCTTCGCCGACGACCCGATGCCGGGTATGAAGCAGTCCTTCTCGTACATGCGCGGCGTGATCGACGCGCTGAGCGCCTGA
- a CDS encoding Gfo/Idh/MocA family oxidoreductase: MSKYTSRRDFLRLAATSPAALAALPAGARTYDLFREPSRVRYGPNDMIRVATIGMGGMGYGDTRTALMVDGVEFVAAADAYDGRLAHAKEAFGKDVFTTRDYREILRRSDVDAVIIATPDHWHQRITIDALEAGKAVYCEKPMVQHIDEGPAVLQAAKKTGKLMTVGSQHASSLIYEKARDLYRAGSIGKLNMVEARINRNSAMGAWQYTVPPDASPETVDWDGFIGHAPKRPFDPIRFFRWRNYYDYGTGIPGDLFVHLFTGIHLVLNSNGPTRIMSTGGLRYWLDGRDAPDVMLGLYDYPETDSHPAFTVALSVNFADGGGGDGTSFRFIGNEGVITITGSSTILSRLAPNPEPGLSIGTFTDAIQEQARTEYREKYPEPERPELRSTTEEVYRAPGSYDSRYDHFNNFFTALREGGKVLEDPAYGYRAAAPALLTNTSYIEKRTVDWDPLAMKVVPSM; the protein is encoded by the coding sequence ATGTCCAAGTACACCTCGCGCCGCGACTTCCTTCGCCTGGCGGCGACGTCGCCGGCCGCCCTCGCCGCCCTGCCGGCCGGCGCACGCACCTACGACCTCTTCCGCGAGCCGTCGCGGGTACGCTACGGACCGAACGACATGATCCGCGTCGCCACCATCGGGATGGGCGGCATGGGGTATGGCGACACGCGGACCGCACTGATGGTCGACGGCGTCGAGTTCGTCGCCGCGGCCGACGCCTACGACGGCCGGCTGGCCCATGCGAAGGAGGCGTTCGGCAAGGACGTCTTCACGACGCGCGACTACCGCGAGATTCTGCGCCGGAGCGACGTCGACGCGGTCATCATCGCGACGCCGGACCACTGGCACCAGCGCATCACGATCGACGCGCTCGAGGCCGGCAAAGCTGTCTATTGCGAAAAGCCGATGGTGCAGCACATCGACGAGGGTCCGGCCGTCCTCCAGGCGGCCAAAAAGACCGGCAAGCTGATGACGGTCGGCAGCCAGCATGCCAGTTCGCTCATCTACGAGAAGGCGCGCGACCTGTACCGCGCCGGCTCGATCGGCAAGCTGAACATGGTGGAAGCCCGGATCAACCGGAACTCCGCCATGGGCGCGTGGCAATACACCGTCCCGCCCGATGCCTCGCCGGAGACGGTCGACTGGGACGGCTTCATCGGGCATGCGCCCAAACGCCCCTTCGATCCCATCCGCTTCTTCCGCTGGCGCAATTACTACGACTACGGCACCGGCATCCCCGGCGACCTGTTCGTGCACCTGTTCACGGGCATCCATCTCGTGCTCAACTCGAACGGTCCGACGCGCATCATGTCGACCGGCGGGTTGCGCTACTGGCTCGACGGACGCGATGCCCCGGATGTCATGCTCGGGCTGTACGACTATCCCGAGACGGACTCGCATCCGGCCTTTACGGTGGCGCTGTCGGTCAACTTCGCCGACGGCGGCGGCGGCGACGGCACCTCGTTCCGGTTCATCGGCAACGAAGGGGTCATCACCATCACCGGGTCGAGCACGATCCTGAGCCGGCTGGCGCCGAACCCCGAACCCGGGCTGTCCATCGGCACGTTCACCGACGCCATCCAGGAGCAGGCGCGCACCGAGTACCGCGAGAAGTATCCGGAGCCGGAGCGCCCCGAGCTGCGGTCGACGACCGAAGAGGTCTACCGCGCACCCGGGAGCTACGACAGTCGGTACGACCACTTCAACAACTTCTTCACCGCCCTTCGCGAAGGCGGGAAGGTGCTCGAAGACCCGGCGTACGGCTACCGCGCCGCCGCGCCGGCGCTGCTCACCAACACGAGCTATATCGAGAAACGCACGGTCGACTGGGATCCGCTTGCGATGAAGGTCGTCCCGTCGATGTGA
- a CDS encoding PmoA family protein: MLTRLALIALPLLLAALALALAGCAPADSSASSDARVEVSVHAAEQRVDIRIDGALFTSYVYNDSIVTLKKPVLYPIRTAAGHDVTRGYPFEQRAGERVDHPHHIGHWLNYGDVNGFDFWNNSDAIAPDRAPHMGTIRQRSILSAQSGDDEGVLEVETDWVTPASAEPLLRERTRFAFSGDASARYIDRLTTLTAQSQDVVFTDNKEGMIAIRVTRALEHPEGKPVRVTDERGRPMDEPTLDETGVSGEYLSSEGIRGVDVWGTRATWMILSGQLDDERVAVALIDHPSNPGYPTYWHARGYGLFAANPLGQKAMSGGKDELNYTLKPGESVTFRYRIAVLSNPADAESTVKQLASSFASSL, from the coding sequence ATGCTGACCCGTCTGGCGCTGATCGCGCTCCCCCTGCTCCTCGCCGCGCTGGCCCTGGCGCTCGCCGGCTGCGCGCCGGCCGACTCGAGCGCCTCCTCGGATGCCCGTGTCGAGGTGTCTGTCCATGCCGCCGAACAGCGGGTGGATATCCGCATCGATGGCGCGCTGTTCACCTCGTACGTGTATAACGACTCGATCGTCACGCTGAAGAAGCCGGTGCTCTACCCGATCCGCACGGCGGCCGGCCACGACGTCACGCGCGGCTATCCCTTCGAGCAGCGCGCCGGCGAACGGGTGGATCATCCGCACCACATCGGGCACTGGCTGAATTACGGCGATGTGAACGGGTTCGATTTCTGGAACAACTCGGACGCCATCGCGCCCGACCGTGCGCCGCACATGGGGACGATCCGGCAGCGCAGCATCCTGAGCGCGCAGAGCGGGGATGACGAAGGGGTGCTGGAGGTGGAGACCGACTGGGTCACGCCGGCGTCAGCCGAGCCGTTGCTCCGGGAGCGCACCCGATTCGCCTTCAGCGGCGACGCCTCGGCGCGGTACATCGACCGGCTGACCACCCTCACCGCCCAGAGCCAGGACGTCGTTTTCACCGACAACAAGGAAGGCATGATCGCGATCCGCGTCACGCGGGCGCTCGAGCATCCCGAAGGCAAGCCGGTACGGGTGACGGACGAGCGCGGCCGCCCGATGGACGAGCCCACCCTGGACGAAACGGGCGTTTCGGGCGAATACCTCAGCAGCGAGGGCATTCGCGGCGTGGACGTCTGGGGGACGCGCGCGACGTGGATGATTCTGAGCGGGCAGCTTGACGACGAACGGGTCGCGGTGGCCCTGATCGATCACCCTAGCAATCCCGGCTACCCGACGTACTGGCATGCCCGCGGCTACGGCCTCTTCGCGGCCAACCCGCTCGGTCAAAAGGCCATGAGCGGCGGAAAGGACGAGCTGAACTATACCCTGAAACCGGGTGAATCGGTCACGTTTCGCTACCGCATCGCGGTGCTCTCCAACCCCGCCGACGCGGAATCCACCGTAAAACAACTCGCCTCCTCGTTCGCTTCGAGTCTCTGA
- the rsgA gene encoding ribosome small subunit-dependent GTPase A, whose translation MEADRKRRDEEPAETVEGIVVRSTGSWHDVRVDDTIVPARMRGKFRLSDKEATNPLAVGDRVTLQMNPDQTGSISAIHPRRNRLSRRAAGRRVGIEHVLAANIDAAWVIQAVRMPAPNPGFVDRFLVMAEYHHLPAGIVLNKIDLLRPEDEEAVDAFEAIYTDIGYPVLRTSAVSGVGMETLREALAGKTNVLTGPSGAGKSTLLNALAPELALATGAVSERTNKGRHTTTFPSLHPLPEGGYVVDTPGIREYGLYDVEAGELSHYFVEFRPYLDECHFPNCTHDHEPACAVRDAVDAGEIHPSRYRSYLNMLDSYAGADTGR comes from the coding sequence ATGGAAGCTGACCGCAAGCGTCGCGACGAAGAGCCGGCGGAGACTGTGGAAGGCATCGTGGTCCGCAGCACCGGCAGCTGGCACGATGTGCGCGTCGACGACACGATCGTGCCGGCCCGCATGCGGGGCAAATTCCGGCTATCGGACAAGGAGGCGACGAACCCGCTGGCCGTGGGCGATCGGGTGACGCTCCAGATGAATCCGGACCAGACGGGGTCCATCTCCGCGATCCATCCGCGCCGCAACCGGTTGAGCCGGCGGGCCGCCGGTCGACGCGTGGGGATCGAACACGTGCTGGCCGCCAACATCGACGCGGCGTGGGTGATCCAGGCGGTGCGCATGCCGGCGCCCAACCCCGGCTTCGTGGATCGCTTCCTCGTGATGGCGGAATACCACCATCTGCCGGCCGGCATCGTGCTCAACAAGATCGACCTGTTGCGCCCGGAAGACGAAGAAGCGGTCGATGCGTTCGAGGCGATCTACACCGACATCGGCTACCCCGTGCTCCGCACCAGCGCCGTGAGCGGCGTGGGCATGGAAACGCTGCGCGAGGCGCTGGCGGGCAAAACCAACGTGCTGACGGGGCCTTCCGGCGCGGGCAAGTCCACCCTGCTGAATGCCCTGGCGCCCGAACTCGCGTTGGCGACGGGCGCCGTCAGCGAGCGGACCAACAAGGGGCGCCACACGACCACCTTCCCGTCGCTGCATCCGCTTCCCGAAGGCGGGTACGTGGTGGATACGCCGGGCATCCGGGAGTACGGGCTTTACGATGTGGAAGCCGGCGAATTGAGCCACTACTTCGTCGAATTCAGGCCGTATCTCGACGAGTGCCACTTCCCGAACTGCACGCACGACCACGAGCCGGCATGCGCCGTGCGGGACGCCGTCGATGCCGGCGAGATCCACCCGTCGCGGTATCGCAGCTACCTCAACATGCTCGACTCCTACGCCGGCGCCGACACGGGCCGCTGA
- a CDS encoding response regulator, whose translation MSQSAESAFPLATELVVATFSPDGAVRSRNPAWLSLFGHEQEAWSQLSEEDRSLMQRSLIEASAGNLVTNQVIFVQVPNRDQPVPVLLHFIPVVSDASSEPTVLAVTVTGEVLAEPGTFILSQTRRHRLENIGRMTLGLVHEFNNVLTAIQGNFEVLEQSGLMPADRPELYETLKTIQRAAHDGAVITKSTNSYIRNENVTLTEQVDLPELIQECVSMTRPYWHNEPRRHGITINTKFDLQPVPSILGSTVELREVYVNLIMNAVQAMPLGGTLHFQTRYDKKVGVITRITDTGHGMTEQVKRRIFEPLFTTKGKQGTGIGLAIAYSIIENHHASIAVDTVLGEGTSFTITYKPAAETVKTIVQEAPAVENKLMRILAVDDEPAVRNMLRNLMRLKGHAIEVAGSGDEALTYLSDNKVDLVITDHGMAGMNGRQLAQRIKDRFPSMPVVLLTGDTDIGEPDDTIDAIVGKPFQLDNLQRVINELG comes from the coding sequence ATGTCCCAATCCGCAGAATCCGCCTTTCCCCTGGCAACGGAACTCGTTGTCGCCACGTTTTCACCCGACGGCGCGGTCCGCTCGCGCAACCCCGCCTGGCTCTCGCTTTTCGGGCACGAACAGGAAGCCTGGTCGCAGCTGTCCGAGGAAGACCGGAGCCTGATGCAGCGCTCGCTGATCGAGGCCTCGGCCGGCAACCTGGTCACGAACCAGGTGATCTTCGTCCAGGTCCCCAATCGCGACCAGCCCGTGCCCGTGCTGCTGCATTTCATCCCGGTCGTGTCGGACGCATCCTCGGAGCCGACCGTGCTGGCCGTCACCGTAACCGGCGAGGTGCTCGCCGAGCCGGGGACGTTCATCCTCAGCCAGACACGCCGGCACCGGCTGGAGAACATCGGCCGGATGACGCTCGGCCTCGTCCACGAGTTCAACAACGTCCTCACGGCCATCCAGGGCAATTTCGAGGTCCTCGAACAGTCGGGCCTGATGCCTGCCGACCGCCCGGAGCTGTACGAAACGCTCAAGACGATCCAGCGCGCGGCCCACGACGGCGCCGTCATCACCAAGAGCACCAACAGCTACATCCGGAACGAGAACGTGACGCTCACCGAACAAGTCGACCTGCCGGAGCTGATCCAGGAGTGCGTCTCGATGACGCGTCCGTACTGGCATAACGAGCCGCGCCGGCACGGGATCACGATCAACACCAAGTTCGACTTGCAGCCGGTACCGAGCATCCTCGGTTCGACGGTAGAGCTGCGCGAGGTGTACGTCAACCTCATCATGAACGCCGTGCAGGCCATGCCGCTGGGAGGCACCCTGCATTTCCAGACGCGCTACGACAAAAAGGTAGGCGTCATCACCCGGATCACCGACACCGGACACGGGATGACCGAGCAGGTGAAGCGGCGGATCTTCGAACCGCTCTTCACCACCAAGGGCAAGCAGGGAACGGGGATCGGGCTGGCAATCGCCTACAGCATCATCGAGAACCACCATGCGTCGATCGCGGTCGACACGGTGCTGGGCGAGGGGACGAGCTTCACCATCACGTACAAGCCGGCGGCGGAGACCGTGAAGACCATCGTGCAGGAGGCGCCGGCCGTCGAAAACAAGCTGATGCGTATCCTCGCGGTGGACGACGAGCCCGCCGTGCGCAACATGCTGCGGAATCTGATGCGGCTCAAAGGCCATGCGATCGAGGTGGCCGGCTCCGGCGACGAGGCGCTCACGTACCTGAGCGACAACAAAGTCGATCTCGTGATCACCGACCACGGCATGGCCGGCATGAACGGCCGGCAGCTCGCGCAGCGCATCAAGGATCGCTTCCCGTCGATGCCGGTTGTACTCCTCACCGGCGACACCGACATTGGGGAGCCCGACGACACGATCGACGCCATCGTCGGCAAGCCGTTTCAGCTTGACAACCTGCAGCGGGTAATCAACGAATTGGGGTAG
- the lon gene encoding endopeptidase La, producing MMRLMIDDDSEQAIPLPTADEEKAMSSFELPDSLPILALRNTVLFPGVVLPITVGRDASLRLVKDAFGDDALIGVVAQKRSDVEDPEPDDLFSYGTAAAILKLIKMPDGSKSIVIQGKRRFKTTAYLQTEPYFRAQIEAIQEDPDTDEIELDARIRSLKELAIQIVNLSPNLPSEAALAIQNIDSPTFLIHFIASNLQIDVHEKQQLLETVSLVKRAELVMQHLNRELQVLQLSEEIRSKVKTDVDKQQREYLLRQQIKTIQEELGESEGGEAEVSELRDRARNKKLPDPVREVLNKELDKLSRTNPASPDYAVSRNYVDWILDLPWLDYSEDDLNIRRAEKILNEDHYGLEKVKKRILEYLAVLKLKGDMKAPILCFYGPPGVGKTSLGKSIARALGREFVRMSLGGVRDEAEIRGHRRTYVGALPGRIIKSMKRAGTSNPVIMLDEVDKLGSDFRGDPSSALLEVLDPEQNNTFNDHYLELDYDLSRTLFIATANYLERIPAPLRDRMELIEITGYTQQEKLAIAKGYLVPRQVEQNGLKAKQFTISDKAIAELIDGYTRESGVRQLEREIGGIARGVARKVAMGDIDKAAIDETDIKEYLGARKYYSEVAQRTEVPGVATGLAWTPVGGDILFIEASAARGTGRLILTGQLGDVMKESAQAAHSYVKAQAANLGIPYDAFRYWDVHVHIPAGSIPKDGPSAGVTLLSALVSIYTQRRIKHSVAMTGEITLRGLVLPVGGIKEKVLAAKRAGIRKVLLPEKNRKDIEEIEPVVLKGLKIVYVKRVEDVLNEVLQKTPMTRADKFYAVPEKERQNPTPQTTNGHGTVVQEHPEVA from the coding sequence ATGATGCGATTGATGATCGACGACGATTCCGAACAGGCCATCCCGCTCCCCACGGCGGATGAAGAGAAGGCGATGAGCTCGTTCGAGCTCCCGGATTCGTTGCCCATCCTCGCACTACGCAATACCGTGCTGTTTCCCGGCGTCGTGCTGCCGATTACCGTGGGCCGCGACGCCTCCCTGCGCCTGGTCAAGGACGCCTTTGGCGACGACGCCCTCATCGGGGTCGTGGCGCAGAAACGAAGCGATGTCGAGGATCCGGAGCCGGACGATCTGTTCAGTTACGGCACCGCCGCCGCGATCCTGAAGCTGATCAAGATGCCCGACGGGTCGAAATCGATCGTGATCCAGGGCAAACGGCGTTTCAAGACCACAGCGTACCTGCAGACCGAGCCGTATTTTCGCGCCCAGATCGAGGCCATCCAGGAAGACCCGGACACCGACGAAATCGAACTGGATGCCCGCATCCGCTCGCTGAAAGAGCTGGCCATCCAGATCGTCAACCTGTCGCCGAACCTGCCGAGCGAAGCCGCGCTGGCGATCCAGAACATCGACTCGCCGACGTTCCTGATCCATTTCATCGCGTCGAACCTGCAGATCGACGTCCATGAAAAACAGCAGCTGCTCGAAACCGTTTCGCTCGTCAAGCGCGCCGAACTGGTGATGCAGCACCTCAACCGCGAACTGCAGGTCCTGCAGCTCTCGGAAGAGATCCGCTCGAAGGTCAAGACGGATGTCGACAAGCAGCAGCGCGAGTACCTGTTGCGCCAGCAGATCAAGACGATCCAGGAGGAACTGGGCGAGTCGGAAGGCGGTGAGGCCGAGGTCTCGGAACTGCGCGACCGCGCGCGCAACAAGAAGCTGCCCGACCCGGTGCGCGAGGTCCTGAACAAGGAACTCGACAAGCTGTCCCGCACGAACCCCGCCTCGCCGGATTATGCGGTGTCGCGCAACTATGTCGACTGGATTCTCGATCTGCCGTGGCTGGATTATTCCGAGGATGACCTCAACATCCGCCGCGCCGAAAAAATCCTGAACGAGGACCACTACGGCCTCGAAAAGGTGAAGAAGCGCATCCTGGAATACCTCGCCGTGCTGAAGCTGAAGGGCGACATGAAAGCGCCCATTCTGTGCTTTTACGGTCCTCCCGGCGTCGGCAAAACGAGCCTCGGGAAGAGCATCGCCCGGGCGCTCGGACGCGAATTCGTGCGGATGAGCCTCGGCGGCGTGCGGGATGAAGCGGAGATTCGCGGCCACCGCCGCACGTACGTCGGCGCATTGCCGGGCCGGATCATCAAGTCGATGAAGCGCGCCGGCACGTCGAACCCCGTCATCATGCTGGACGAGGTCGACAAACTCGGCTCCGATTTTCGGGGCGACCCGTCGAGCGCGCTGCTCGAGGTGCTCGATCCCGAGCAGAACAACACGTTCAACGACCATTATCTGGAGCTCGACTACGACCTCTCCCGCACGCTGTTTATCGCGACGGCGAACTATCTCGAGCGGATTCCGGCCCCGTTGCGGGACCGCATGGAACTGATCGAGATCACCGGGTACACGCAGCAGGAGAAGCTGGCCATCGCCAAGGGCTACCTCGTGCCGCGCCAGGTCGAGCAAAACGGCCTCAAGGCCAAGCAGTTTACGATCTCCGACAAGGCAATCGCCGAACTGATCGATGGCTACACGCGCGAGTCAGGCGTGCGGCAACTCGAGCGCGAAATCGGCGGCATCGCCCGCGGCGTCGCGCGCAAGGTGGCGATGGGCGACATCGACAAGGCCGCCATCGACGAAACCGACATCAAGGAGTACCTCGGCGCGCGCAAGTACTACTCGGAGGTCGCCCAGCGCACGGAAGTGCCGGGCGTGGCGACGGGACTCGCCTGGACGCCCGTGGGCGGAGACATTCTCTTTATCGAGGCCTCTGCCGCGCGCGGCACGGGCCGGCTGATCCTGACCGGACAGCTGGGCGATGTGATGAAGGAGTCCGCGCAGGCCGCGCATTCCTACGTCAAGGCGCAGGCCGCCAACCTGGGCATTCCGTACGACGCATTCCGGTACTGGGACGTGCACGTGCACATTCCCGCCGGCTCCATCCCGAAGGATGGCCCTTCGGCGGGCGTCACCCTGCTCTCCGCGCTCGTGTCGATCTATACGCAGCGCCGGATCAAGCATTCCGTCGCCATGACCGGCGAAATCACGCTCCGGGGCCTGGTGCTGCCGGTTGGCGGGATCAAGGAGAAGGTGCTGGCGGCCAAACGCGCCGGCATCAGGAAGGTGCTGCTGCCCGAGAAAAACCGGAAGGATATCGAGGAGATCGAACCCGTCGTGTTGAAGGGGCTCAAGATCGTCTACGTGAAGCGCGTGGAGGACGTCCTGAACGAGGTGCTGCAGAAGACGCCGATGACGCGTGCGGACAAGTTCTACGCCGTGCCCGAGAAGGAGCGCCAGAACCCCACCCCGCAGACGACGAACGGGCACGGTACGGTGGTCCAGGAACACCCCGAAGTCGCCTGA
- a CDS encoding thioredoxin family protein produces MRDRLIDERLRQALSLEAFLALWAAKLAMPLKGLDKDQRKYVFYSRYNWERQQRTIAAYRMSDSLARAVDAIEERQDWVLITEDWCVDSAYALPVIQASVARNPLLSLHILPRDANLDVMDRYLTNGARSIPRLVVFGEAGRECFIWGPAPDALIEARNGWKAAGVPGPEISQRKVDWYEARGWDAIDAALASAIATSACVQETL; encoded by the coding sequence ATGCGGGATAGATTGATCGACGAGCGACTCCGGCAGGCGCTCTCTCTCGAAGCGTTCCTGGCCCTCTGGGCCGCCAAACTGGCGATGCCGCTCAAGGGATTGGACAAGGACCAGCGCAAATATGTGTTTTATTCGCGCTACAACTGGGAACGGCAGCAGCGCACGATAGCGGCCTACCGCATGTCGGATTCGCTGGCGCGGGCGGTGGATGCGATCGAGGAGCGGCAGGACTGGGTCCTCATCACCGAAGACTGGTGCGTCGACTCGGCCTACGCGCTACCCGTCATCCAGGCGAGCGTCGCCCGCAACCCGTTGCTCTCGCTGCACATCCTGCCGCGCGACGCGAACCTGGACGTCATGGACCGCTACCTCACGAACGGCGCCCGGAGCATCCCGCGCCTCGTGGTCTTCGGCGAGGCCGGGCGCGAGTGCTTCATCTGGGGGCCGGCGCCCGACGCGCTCATCGAGGCCCGCAACGGCTGGAAAGCAGCCGGCGTGCCCGGGCCCGAGATCTCGCAACGCAAGGTCGACTGGTACGAGGCCCGAGGCTGGGACGCCATCGATGCCGCCCTCGCGTCCGCCATCGCGACCAGCGCCTGCGTCCAGGAGACGCTCTAA
- a CDS encoding DUF1080 domain-containing protein encodes MKRVVSNASRPVSLAALAVLALFFTAGCESDTPGDHSAPAAAAGHEMAALNTLTAAEKQAGWVLLFDGKTFDGWRGYRKDHVPTEHWTIEDGVIHKIASGKVPLMADGQPMAGGDIMTIEPYENFELSFEWKVAPGANSGIKYNVIESMSEGNPLGFEYQVLDDDLHPDAKMGRDGNRTAAGLYDLIPPANKKLNPVGEWNQGKIVFDGNHAEHWLNGQKTLEYDLGSSRMDSLLALSKYAPIEGFGDKHAGHIVLQDHNDDVWYRNIKVRRL; translated from the coding sequence ATGAAGCGCGTTGTATCAAACGCATCCCGCCCTGTTTCCCTGGCGGCGCTGGCCGTCCTCGCCCTGTTTTTCACCGCCGGCTGCGAGTCGGACACGCCCGGCGACCACAGCGCTCCGGCGGCGGCGGCCGGCCACGAGATGGCCGCGCTGAATACGCTAACGGCCGCCGAGAAGCAGGCCGGCTGGGTCCTGCTCTTCGACGGCAAGACGTTCGACGGGTGGCGAGGCTACCGGAAAGATCACGTGCCCACCGAGCACTGGACGATCGAGGACGGCGTGATCCACAAGATCGCCAGCGGCAAGGTGCCCCTCATGGCCGACGGCCAACCGATGGCCGGCGGAGATATCATGACCATCGAGCCGTACGAGAATTTCGAGCTTTCGTTCGAGTGGAAGGTGGCTCCGGGGGCCAACAGCGGCATCAAGTACAACGTGATCGAGTCCATGTCCGAAGGCAACCCGCTCGGTTTCGAGTACCAGGTGCTGGATGACGACCTGCATCCCGACGCTAAGATGGGTCGGGACGGCAACCGGACCGCCGCCGGCCTCTACGATCTCATCCCGCCCGCGAACAAGAAGCTGAACCCGGTCGGCGAGTGGAATCAGGGCAAGATCGTTTTTGACGGCAACCATGCCGAGCACTGGCTGAACGGTCAGAAAACGCTCGAATACGATCTCGGCTCGTCGCGGATGGATTCGCTGCTCGCACTCAGCAAATACGCCCCGATCGAGGGCTTCGGCGACAAACACGCCGGCCACATCGTGCTGCAGGACCATAACGACGACGTGTGGTATCGGAATATCAAGGTACGCCGGCTGTAA
- a CDS encoding TerB family tellurite resistance protein produces MAKTEETWTPKHDLALVYLALAHGADNALSDEELETIIAMIRGWDESLTESEAQEIVLEAMAIYLQENASVEVTRTIRSLKASLDEDGRKHALMDVVRIAEADGVLLSSESSMISTLADIWGLRETGSRLLAQTTATIAEDPAWSLLHDMALVCIVLAHSTDNDLSAAEIEAIQERLRFWQPDMSREALLEVVREALRAYGAGPDHQTLGASIRSIRDALPPIQRIAFLDDLMHIARADGHINPNEEAMLHDLSRGWGVDIRLAGKRTMPD; encoded by the coding sequence ATGGCCAAGACAGAGGAAACCTGGACGCCGAAACACGATCTCGCGCTGGTGTATCTGGCGCTCGCTCACGGAGCGGACAACGCGCTGTCCGATGAAGAACTGGAAACGATCATCGCCATGATCCGGGGCTGGGACGAAAGCCTCACCGAATCGGAAGCCCAGGAGATCGTGCTGGAGGCCATGGCCATCTACCTCCAGGAAAATGCGAGCGTCGAAGTGACGCGGACCATCCGCTCCCTGAAGGCCTCGCTCGACGAGGACGGCCGCAAGCATGCCCTCATGGATGTGGTGCGCATCGCCGAGGCCGACGGCGTCCTCCTCAGCAGCGAGAGCAGCATGATCTCTACCCTGGCGGATATCTGGGGGCTCCGGGAGACCGGCTCCCGCCTCCTGGCGCAGACCACGGCGACCATCGCCGAGGATCCCGCCTGGAGCCTGCTGCACGACATGGCGCTCGTCTGCATCGTTCTGGCCCATAGCACCGATAATGACCTCAGCGCCGCCGAAATCGAGGCCATCCAGGAGCGCCTCCGGTTCTGGCAGCCGGATATGAGCCGGGAAGCGCTGCTCGAAGTGGTCCGCGAGGCCCTCCGCGCCTATGGCGCCGGCCCGGACCACCAGACCCTCGGCGCCTCGATCCGCAGCATCCGCGACGCCCTGCCGCCCATCCAGCGCATCGCCTTCCTGGACGACCTCATGCACATCGCGCGCGCCGACGGGCACATCAACCCGAACGAGGAGGCCATGCTGCACGACCTCTCCAGGGGATGGGGCGTCGATATCCGCCTCGCCGGCAAACGCACGATGCCCGACTGA